One Leptolyngbyaceae cyanobacterium DNA window includes the following coding sequences:
- a CDS encoding GspE/PulE family protein, producing the protein MTNSSSSRRSTSLIALNFSPFGNKLIQSGYINPEDMKKAMIESRSSGRPLTEVLESITGRQLPPDLLRQYKKQQLFELKILFGVECLDPEITQIQTNQLGELIDNLIPIDICRRYRLVPLSKNDTQPPNVLVAMVNPDDLEALDDLNRILRPQGISLNRMVITREDYEQLITQYLDEEVKKQAKRAEEERRATLDVDSEEFESVDMDDAPLDEDMDLDKALGEAESAPVVKTVNKILAKALADGVSDIHVEPQEEFLRIRMRKDGVLQEPFPPLPKKVIPAITSRFKIISNMDVAERRQAQDGRIRRVFQGRTVDFRVNCLPSRYGEKIVLRILDNSSTQLGLDKLITDPNALGMVREMASRPFGLILVTGPTGSGKSTTLYSILAERNDPGVNISTAEDPIEYALGGITQCQVIREKGLDFSNLLRAFLRQDPDVILVGETRDKETAKTAIEAALTGHLVLTTLHTNDAAGAIARLDEMGVEPFMVSGALIGVCAQRLMRRVCSECRITYTPTPEELAKFGLSASRELEVTFYKANTLTPDQRKAAAEANTICQKCNGVGYKGRCGVYEVLRVTERLQTLINQGAPTERIKEAAVEEGMVTLLAYSLNLVREGATTFEEVERVTFTDTGLEAELRAKRKSSLTCRVCSAEAQPEWLECPYCLTPRFID; encoded by the coding sequence ATGACTAACTCCTCATCATCGCGGCGCAGCACCAGCCTAATTGCCCTTAATTTCTCTCCTTTCGGCAACAAGCTGATTCAGTCCGGCTATATTAACCCTGAAGATATGAAAAAAGCGATGATCGAAAGTCGCTCTTCGGGAAGGCCGCTGACAGAAGTACTCGAGTCTATTACAGGTAGACAACTTCCGCCAGATTTGTTGCGTCAATACAAAAAACAACAGCTATTTGAACTTAAAATCCTCTTTGGCGTTGAATGTTTGGATCCCGAAATTACCCAAATCCAAACCAATCAACTTGGGGAACTAATCGATAACTTAATTCCCATTGATATTTGTCGTCGCTATCGCTTAGTGCCGCTATCCAAAAACGACACTCAGCCGCCTAACGTGTTAGTGGCGATGGTAAATCCCGATGATTTAGAAGCACTTGACGATCTCAATCGGATCTTACGGCCTCAAGGAATATCTTTAAACCGAATGGTGATTACTCGTGAAGACTACGAGCAGTTAATCACCCAGTATTTAGATGAAGAGGTGAAAAAGCAGGCCAAACGAGCGGAAGAAGAACGAAGAGCGACTTTAGATGTCGATTCGGAGGAATTCGAGTCGGTAGATATGGACGATGCTCCTCTCGACGAGGACATGGACTTGGACAAAGCTTTGGGAGAAGCCGAGTCTGCTCCAGTAGTGAAAACTGTAAACAAAATCTTAGCTAAAGCGCTAGCTGATGGAGTATCTGACATCCACGTCGAACCGCAAGAAGAGTTTCTGCGGATTCGGATGCGGAAAGATGGGGTGCTGCAAGAGCCTTTTCCACCCTTACCTAAGAAGGTGATTCCGGCGATTACCTCTCGCTTCAAAATTATCTCCAATATGGACGTAGCCGAACGGCGTCAGGCTCAAGACGGTCGGATTCGTCGGGTTTTTCAGGGACGCACGGTGGATTTCCGCGTGAACTGTCTGCCATCTCGCTACGGTGAAAAAATCGTATTGCGGATTTTGGATAACTCTTCTACCCAGTTGGGTTTAGATAAGTTAATTACCGATCCCAATGCGCTGGGGATGGTGAGAGAAATGGCCAGCCGACCCTTCGGGCTGATTTTGGTGACGGGGCCAACGGGTTCTGGTAAATCAACTACCCTGTACTCGATTTTGGCAGAACGCAACGATCCCGGCGTTAATATCAGTACTGCGGAAGACCCGATCGAATACGCTTTGGGCGGGATCACTCAATGTCAGGTGATTCGGGAAAAAGGTTTGGACTTTTCCAACCTACTACGGGCATTCTTGCGGCAAGACCCGGACGTGATTCTGGTGGGTGAGACGCGAGATAAGGAAACGGCAAAAACCGCGATCGAAGCTGCCTTGACGGGACACTTGGTATTAACTACTCTACACACCAACGACGCCGCAGGTGCGATCGCTCGATTAGATGAAATGGGTGTAGAACCTTTTATGGTGTCCGGTGCGTTAATCGGCGTGTGCGCTCAACGTTTGATGCGGCGCGTTTGCAGCGAATGTCGCATTACTTATACTCCGACTCCAGAAGAACTGGCTAAATTTGGTTTATCGGCGTCCCGCGAACTGGAAGTAACTTTCTATAAAGCAAATACTCTCACCCCAGACCAGCGAAAAGCCGCTGCCGAAGCAAATACAATCTGCCAAAAATGTAATGGTGTGGGATATAAAGGTCGTTGTGGGGTATACGAAGTGCTGCGGGTAACCGAACGCCTGCAAACCTTAATTAACCAAGGCGCTCCCACCGAGCGGATTAAAGAAGCGGCGGTGGAAGAGGGAATGGTCACTTTGTTGGCTTACAGCTTAAACCTGGTACGCGAGGGTGCTACTACCTTTGAAGAAGTAGAGCGGGTTACCTTCACGGATACTGGTCTAGAGGCAGAATTGAGAGCCAAACGCAAGAGTTCTCTCACTTGTCGAGTTTGCAGTGCGGAAGCTCAACCGGAATGGTTGGAGTGTCCGTATTGCCTGACACCTCGCTTTATTGATTAG
- a CDS encoding DUF2997 domain-containing protein translates to METLEFVIYPDGRVKEKVTGIVGSSCAEVTAAIEAQLGQVLSQEQTSEFFAAAQQQTNTAEAQATFSDW, encoded by the coding sequence ATGGAGACACTAGAGTTTGTCATTTATCCCGATGGTCGGGTAAAAGAAAAAGTTACTGGCATTGTTGGCAGTTCCTGTGCGGAAGTGACTGCTGCCATTGAAGCTCAACTCGGGCAAGTTCTAAGCCAAGAGCAAACTTCTGAATTTTTCGCGGCGGCGCAGCAACAAACTAATACAGCAGAAGCCCAAGCGACATTCAGTGATTGGTAA
- the grpE gene encoding nucleotide exchange factor GrpE, with the protein MIDEAKQTENTTNQTTQDAPETISSNNATASEMDLQATSELNSEEVPVDQNLTLEEEAIADASEWEEMEATIAALEQEVNTLKAQLEERTNQYMRIAADFENFRKRTQKEKEELEQQIKCATISELLPVVDNFERARMQIKTQTEQEKSIQESYQSVYKQLVSSLKRLGVSPMRPKGKEFDPNLHDAVMREPTTEYPEGTVIEELMPGYYLGERVLRHAMVKVAAAPDPVVTSEENQPQSQES; encoded by the coding sequence ATGATAGACGAAGCTAAGCAGACAGAAAACACTACGAATCAAACTACTCAAGATGCGCCAGAAACCATTTCCAGCAACAATGCTACGGCATCTGAGATGGACTTACAGGCAACAAGTGAGTTAAACTCGGAAGAAGTTCCTGTTGACCAAAATCTCACCCTAGAGGAGGAAGCGATCGCCGACGCCTCGGAGTGGGAGGAAATGGAAGCTACCATAGCTGCACTCGAACAAGAAGTCAATACCCTAAAAGCTCAGCTAGAAGAGCGCACCAACCAATATATGCGGATTGCGGCAGATTTTGAAAACTTCCGCAAACGCACTCAAAAAGAAAAAGAAGAGTTGGAGCAGCAAATAAAATGCGCCACTATTAGCGAGTTACTACCAGTAGTTGATAACTTCGAGCGGGCGCGAATGCAGATTAAAACTCAAACCGAGCAGGAAAAGAGCATTCAGGAAAGTTATCAGAGCGTTTACAAGCAATTGGTAAGCAGCCTGAAACGGCTTGGGGTTTCTCCCATGCGTCCTAAGGGTAAGGAATTCGATCCGAATCTTCACGATGCAGTAATGCGGGAACCAACTACCGAGTATCCCGAAGGAACTGTCATCGAAGAGTTAATGCCAGGGTACTATCTGGGAGAACGTGTTTTACGCCATGCAATGGTAAAAGTTGCTGCGGCTCCTGACCCCGTGGTAACCTCAGAGGAAAATCAGCCTCAGTCACAAGAAAGTTGA
- a CDS encoding type II secretion system F family protein produces the protein MPNYVATVQDAFGNSKTEKIDANSIAEARERLSKRGLAVKDLKKAGFELPDFASIFGTITVKEMSMFSRQFAAMFNAGVPMVRCLSVLTDQCTNAKLKKALTKISADVNEGVSLAEAMRKHPNCFDNLYVSMVDSGEIGGVLDEVLNRLAKLLEDASRLQNQIKSASAYPKMVGGLAVVIFIAMTTFLLPIFAKIFEDLNMELPGLTLFMLGISKFLRGPFLPPPERNFNIFFGFLAIIGFIFAYKQYYKTPAGQHQIDRMMLNLPIVGELIRTTAVARFCRIFGMLTRSGVPMLTSMEIVRDTSGNVIIADAIEGARSEVEQGGMISIALQKPNVFPTLAIQMMSIGEETGELDKMLIKLAEFYEDEVEQAVKGLTSMLEPLMMVGIAGMVGMILLSMYLPMFKVMDGIG, from the coding sequence ATGCCTAATTACGTTGCGACAGTTCAGGATGCTTTTGGAAACTCTAAAACCGAGAAGATTGATGCTAACTCCATAGCAGAAGCTAGGGAGAGACTTAGTAAAAGAGGCTTGGCAGTTAAAGACTTGAAAAAAGCAGGCTTTGAGTTACCTGATTTTGCAAGTATTTTTGGTACTATAACTGTCAAGGAAATGTCCATGTTTTCTCGCCAATTTGCCGCCATGTTTAATGCCGGCGTACCAATGGTGAGATGCCTTTCCGTATTAACCGATCAATGTACCAATGCCAAGCTGAAAAAAGCTTTGACAAAAATTAGTGCGGATGTAAATGAGGGTGTCAGTTTAGCTGAAGCCATGCGTAAACATCCCAATTGTTTTGATAACCTTTATGTAAGTATGGTGGATTCGGGAGAAATCGGTGGTGTTCTTGATGAAGTGCTAAACCGATTGGCAAAATTACTTGAAGATGCCAGCCGCCTGCAAAACCAAATTAAGTCAGCTTCTGCTTATCCGAAAATGGTTGGTGGCTTGGCAGTAGTCATTTTTATTGCTATGACAACTTTCCTGTTGCCAATTTTTGCCAAAATCTTTGAAGATCTGAATATGGAATTGCCTGGTCTGACTTTGTTCATGCTGGGTATCAGTAAATTTTTGCGTGGCCCGTTCTTACCTCCACCAGAAAGAAATTTCAACATCTTTTTTGGTTTCTTAGCCATAATAGGTTTTATATTCGCCTACAAGCAGTACTATAAAACTCCGGCTGGGCAACACCAAATCGACCGAATGATGTTGAATTTGCCAATTGTGGGAGAGTTAATCAGAACAACGGCTGTGGCTCGTTTTTGTCGGATATTTGGGATGTTAACTCGCTCTGGCGTACCAATGCTAACATCAATGGAAATCGTGAGAGATACATCAGGAAACGTGATTATTGCCGATGCGATCGAAGGAGCTAGATCGGAAGTAGAACAAGGTGGAATGATCAGTATTGCTTTACAAAAACCTAATGTGTTTCCAACGCTGGCAATTCAAATGATGAGTATTGGTGAAGAGACAGGGGAATTAGATAAAATGCTGATTAAACTGGCGGAGTTTTATGAAGATGAAGTAGAACAAGCGGTGAAAGGTCTGACCAGTATGCTAGAACCTTTAATGATGGTTGGTATTGCTGGTATGGTGGGTATGATTTTGCTTTCTATGTATCTACCAATGTTCAAAGTGATGGATGGTATTGGCTAA
- a CDS encoding saccharopine dehydrogenase-like oxidoreductase has translation MSHEQVINPIRVGVLGFGGLGQAAARVLAPKREMLWVAAADQKGYAYAPEGLNPDSCIKTYQSQGSLGYLEPLGTLSDRSIQDLSEKASVDGYFLALPNLPNTFIASVVEQFIESGWRGVLVDAIKRTSAVEQLLGLKDRIAAAGITYMTGCGATPGLLTAAAALAAQSYAEIHSVKITFGVGIANWEAYRATIREDIAHLPGYSVEQARNMTDAEVEQLLSRTNGILTLENMEHADDVMLELAGICPRSSVSVGGVVDTRNPKKPLSTNVQVTGRTFEGKISTHTFTLGDETSMAANVCSPAFGYLKAGVNLYRQGIHGLFTAAQIMPQFVQ, from the coding sequence ATGAGTCACGAGCAAGTCATCAATCCTATTCGCGTGGGAGTGCTAGGTTTTGGCGGACTGGGACAAGCTGCCGCCAGAGTTTTAGCCCCTAAACGGGAAATGCTTTGGGTAGCAGCCGCAGATCAAAAAGGTTATGCCTATGCCCCTGAAGGGTTAAATCCAGACTCTTGCATTAAAACTTATCAGTCTCAAGGTTCTTTAGGCTATTTAGAACCGCTCGGCACTCTCAGCGATCGTAGCATCCAAGATTTAAGCGAAAAAGCCTCTGTAGATGGTTATTTCTTAGCCCTACCCAACCTACCGAATACTTTCATCGCTTCTGTAGTAGAACAGTTTATCGAATCCGGCTGGCGAGGCGTTCTCGTAGATGCCATCAAGCGTACCAGTGCTGTCGAGCAACTGTTGGGATTAAAAGATCGAATAGCTGCGGCAGGAATTACTTATATGACTGGCTGTGGTGCAACGCCCGGACTGTTAACCGCAGCCGCCGCCCTCGCCGCACAAAGCTATGCAGAGATACACAGCGTTAAAATTACTTTTGGCGTGGGAATTGCCAACTGGGAAGCTTATCGAGCTACAATCCGTGAAGATATCGCTCATTTACCAGGCTACAGCGTGGAGCAAGCCAGGAATATGACAGATGCAGAAGTAGAACAACTGCTATCACGCACCAATGGAATACTAACCCTAGAAAATATGGAACACGCCGACGATGTAATGTTAGAACTAGCAGGAATTTGTCCTCGCTCTAGTGTTTCCGTCGGCGGCGTAGTCGATACCCGCAATCCCAAAAAACCCCTCAGCACCAACGTACAGGTTACAGGACGCACCTTTGAAGGCAAAATATCTACCCATACCTTTACACTAGGAGACGAAACCAGCATGGCTGCTAACGTTTGCAGCCCGGCTTTTGGTTATCTCAAAGCTGGCGTAAATTTATACCGCCAAGGCATTCACGGTTTGTTTACAGCCGCACAAATCATGCCCCAATTCGTCCAATAA
- a CDS encoding type IV pilus twitching motility protein PilT — protein MDLMIEDVMESLIEQGGSDMHIQAGAPIFFRISGKLTPQTQFGEVMNAEDCQKLIFSMLNNAQRKDLEQNWELDCAYGVKGLARFRVNVYRERGCWAACLRALSSKIPDAEKLGTPMVLRELTERPRGMLLVTGQTGSGKTTTMAALIDLINRTRGEHILTVEDPIEYVFPNIKSLIHQRQKGEDTKSFANALKGALRQDPDIILVGEMRDLETIGLAISAAETGHMVFGTLHTNSASATIDRMLDVFPPIQQPQIRAQLSNSLVAVCSQNLVPKIGGGRVCVQEIMVVTSAIANLIREGKTSMIYSAIQTGGKLGMQTMEMALAAAYKEGKITYDSAMAKTSKPDELQRLIGPAPVGAGQRAAAH, from the coding sequence ATGGATTTAATGATTGAAGATGTGATGGAGTCCCTGATCGAGCAAGGTGGCTCAGATATGCACATTCAAGCTGGAGCGCCCATTTTCTTTCGGATCAGTGGGAAATTAACTCCTCAAACCCAATTTGGCGAAGTTATGAATGCGGAAGATTGTCAAAAACTGATCTTCAGTATGTTAAACAACGCCCAACGGAAAGACTTGGAACAGAACTGGGAGTTGGACTGCGCTTACGGGGTGAAGGGATTAGCTCGTTTCCGGGTGAACGTTTATCGGGAACGCGGCTGCTGGGCGGCTTGCTTGCGAGCTTTGTCTTCTAAAATTCCCGATGCGGAAAAACTGGGAACGCCGATGGTGCTGCGAGAACTCACCGAACGTCCTCGGGGAATGTTGTTAGTAACCGGTCAAACTGGTTCTGGGAAAACTACCACGATGGCGGCTTTGATCGATTTGATCAACCGGACGCGAGGGGAACATATCTTAACGGTAGAAGATCCGATCGAATATGTCTTCCCGAATATTAAGAGTTTGATTCACCAACGGCAAAAGGGTGAAGATACCAAGAGTTTTGCCAACGCACTCAAAGGAGCGCTGCGTCAAGACCCTGACATTATTCTAGTGGGGGAAATGCGGGACTTGGAAACGATCGGTCTGGCAATCTCCGCCGCAGAAACAGGTCACATGGTATTCGGAACCCTGCACACCAACTCCGCATCTGCTACCATCGACCGGATGCTAGACGTTTTCCCTCCTATTCAACAACCTCAAATTCGCGCTCAGTTGTCTAACTCTTTAGTGGCAGTTTGCTCTCAAAACCTCGTACCGAAAATCGGTGGCGGTCGGGTATGCGTCCAAGAAATCATGGTGGTCACCTCAGCTATTGCCAACTTGATTCGGGAAGGAAAAACTTCCATGATTTATTCTGCTATTCAAACAGGCGGTAAATTAGGAATGCAAACAATGGAAATGGCCTTAGCTGCTGCCTATAAAGAAGGCAAGATTACCTACGACTCAGCAATGGCCAAGACTTCTAAACCTGATGAATTGCAACGTTTGATTGGCCCCGCTCCTGTCGGCGCTGGTCAAAGAGCAGCCGCTCACTAG
- a CDS encoding DUF1257 domain-containing protein, whose product MSHFSQIKTQIRNLASLQAALTDLGIDWKEGPCPVRGYRGQNATADIAIEQENGHDIGFSWNGQEYELVADLQFWQQAWSVDRFISKVTQRYAFQTVLNETTKQGFQVAEQQQNEDGSIRLVVQRWRG is encoded by the coding sequence ATGTCACACTTTAGCCAAATTAAAACTCAAATCCGTAATCTTGCTTCCCTGCAAGCTGCCTTGACAGATTTGGGAATTGACTGGAAAGAAGGCCCTTGCCCGGTACGCGGTTATCGGGGCCAAAATGCAACGGCTGATATTGCGATCGAACAAGAAAACGGTCATGATATCGGTTTCAGCTGGAACGGCCAAGAATATGAGTTGGTTGCCGATTTACAGTTTTGGCAACAAGCTTGGTCAGTAGATAGATTTATCAGTAAAGTTACCCAGCGATATGCTTTCCAGACGGTATTAAACGAAACCACTAAACAGGGTTTCCAAGTTGCCGAACAACAACAAAATGAAGATGGTTCGATCCGACTAGTGGTACAACGCTGGAGGGGCTAA